One region of Zingiber officinale cultivar Zhangliang chromosome 7B, Zo_v1.1, whole genome shotgun sequence genomic DNA includes:
- the LOC122006237 gene encoding uncharacterized protein LOC122006237, which translates to MAALVAFAPSALLALRLASSSAPLKARSALQSRSLRAYSASSYSYGGGGGEDGRWQLVLYSKPGCCLCDGLKEKLDAALSLEGGPHSLLSVDLQVRDITENPEWERLYQYEIPVLAKVLPDGSEATLPRLSPRLSVELIQRKIAEAFKH; encoded by the exons ATGGCAGCGTTGGTCGCCTTCGCCCCATCGGCGCTGCTCGCTCTCCGCCTCGCTTCCTCCTCTGCGCCGTTGAAAGCTAGGTCCGCGCTCCAGTCTCGTAGCCTTCGAGCCTATTCCGCTTCCTCCTATTCCTATGGCGGAGGGGGTGGCGAGGATGGGCGTTGGCAGCTGGTGCTCTACTCGAAGCCGGGATGCTGCCTCTGCGACGGTCTTAAGGAGAAGCTCGACGCTGCgctttcgctagaggggggtccACATTCCCTCCTCTCCGTCGATCTCCAG GTGAGAGATATCACAGAGAATCCCGAGTGGGAGCGGCTATATCAGTACGAGATCCCAGTGCTGGCCAAAGTTCTTCCTGATGGCTCTGAG GCTACACTTCCACGATTGTCCCCTCGTCTAAGTGTGGAGCTTATACAAAGGAAGATTGCAGAAGCATTTAAACACTGA